In Phormidium yuhuli AB48, one genomic interval encodes:
- a CDS encoding aldo/keto reductase yields the protein MEDMVSLGDRGLQVRPLGIGAWSWGDRFFWQYGSDYGEAQVREAFETAVASGITLFDTAEVYGKGESEQLLGRFGQTCDTPVYIATKYGPLPWRLFKSSVYDAVSASLERLQLDSIPLYQVHWPFTCFMSQETLLNALADEVERGRIQAVGVSNYSADEMVQAQQILQSRGVSLAVNQVRYSLLSRTIETKGILDTAKDLGVVLLAYSPLAQGLLTGKYTPSNPPGGARKMDAKFSAKGLQRIEPLLGILRDLGQQYQKTPAQVALNWLIGQGGVIPIPGAKNGKQAQDNAGALGWQLSSEDWIRLEQASRPWL from the coding sequence ATGGAAGATATGGTAAGCCTCGGCGATCGCGGTCTACAGGTGCGTCCCCTAGGAATCGGGGCCTGGTCTTGGGGCGATCGCTTCTTTTGGCAATACGGCAGTGACTATGGTGAGGCTCAAGTCCGAGAGGCCTTTGAAACCGCCGTCGCCTCAGGAATTACCCTATTCGATACCGCCGAAGTCTATGGCAAAGGGGAATCGGAACAACTCCTCGGCCGCTTTGGGCAAACCTGCGACACCCCCGTTTACATCGCCACCAAATATGGCCCCCTCCCCTGGCGTCTGTTCAAATCCTCCGTCTACGATGCCGTCAGTGCCAGCCTAGAGCGCCTACAACTCGACTCCATTCCCCTGTATCAGGTGCATTGGCCCTTTACCTGCTTCATGTCCCAGGAAACCCTCCTTAACGCCTTAGCCGACGAAGTAGAGCGGGGACGAATTCAGGCGGTGGGGGTCAGTAACTATTCCGCCGACGAAATGGTTCAAGCTCAGCAGATTCTCCAGAGTCGAGGGGTCTCCCTGGCGGTGAATCAAGTGCGGTATTCCCTGCTCTCACGGACGATTGAAACCAAAGGGATTCTCGACACCGCCAAGGATTTGGGGGTGGTCTTGTTAGCCTACAGTCCCCTGGCCCAAGGCCTGCTAACGGGGAAATATACCCCCAGTAATCCCCCCGGCGGTGCCCGGAAAATGGATGCTAAATTCAGTGCCAAAGGCCTACAACGCATTGAACCCCTCTTAGGGATTTTGCGAGACTTGGGCCAGCAGTACCAGAAAACGCCGGCCCAGGTGGCACTCAATTGGCTGATTGGCCAAGGGGGGGTGATCCCTATCCCTGGGGCTAAGAACGGCAAACAGGCGCAGGATAATGCGGGAGCCTTAGGCTGGCAGTTGTCCTCGGAGGATTGGATTCGCTTAGAACAAGCCAGTCGGCCTTGGCTGTAG
- a CDS encoding SDR family oxidoreductase, translating into MKRILVTGATGRTGSLVVQKLRERPQEFDVVGFARSPQKAEQVFGSTEGFVFGDIGDRHSLDKAMNGCEGLVILTSAVPQVVAPPSEPGQRPTMGFAPGGEPEQVDYQGQVNQIEAAKAAGVQQVVLVGSMGGTDENHFLNSIGNGKILIWKRKAEQYLINSGLPYTIIRAGGLLDEPGGDRELWVGDDDHLLHQPPDGVNPSIPRADVAELVVQAFRETTARNRAFDVISNPQGPVTRDFAALFARTTPG; encoded by the coding sequence ATGAAACGGATTTTAGTAACGGGAGCCACGGGACGAACTGGCTCTCTAGTGGTGCAGAAACTACGAGAACGACCTCAAGAGTTTGACGTGGTGGGCTTTGCTCGCTCCCCACAGAAGGCTGAGCAGGTGTTTGGCTCCACGGAGGGATTCGTGTTTGGGGATATCGGCGATCGCCACAGCTTAGACAAAGCCATGAACGGCTGTGAGGGATTAGTCATCCTCACCAGTGCGGTTCCCCAGGTGGTGGCCCCTCCTTCGGAACCCGGACAACGGCCCACCATGGGATTCGCCCCAGGGGGAGAGCCGGAACAGGTAGACTATCAGGGCCAGGTGAATCAGATTGAGGCGGCTAAGGCGGCTGGGGTTCAGCAGGTGGTCCTGGTGGGGTCTATGGGGGGAACCGATGAGAACCATTTTTTGAATAGCATTGGCAATGGCAAGATTCTGATTTGGAAGCGCAAGGCTGAACAGTATCTCATTAACTCGGGATTGCCCTATACCATTATCCGAGCCGGGGGACTCCTGGATGAGCCGGGGGGCGATCGCGAGCTATGGGTTGGCGATGACGATCACCTCTTACATCAGCCCCCAGACGGCGTTAACCCCTCGATTCCCCGTGCTGATGTGGCCGAATTGGTGGTGCAGGCGTTCCGAGAAACTACCGCCCGCAATCGGGCCTTTGATGTGATTTCCAACCCTCAGGGCCCGGTGACTCGTGATTTTGCGGCTCTGTTTGCCCGGACGACCCCGGGATAG